From one Trifolium pratense cultivar HEN17-A07 linkage group LG1, ARS_RC_1.1, whole genome shotgun sequence genomic stretch:
- the LOC123903281 gene encoding transcription repressor OFP6-like: protein MSTSKKNLTLNTVSINLGCGTCTRPKLSLIFNPKPKHKTLHLHKNSSSSSTLWREKNRDIIETSTSTCNTTPTTNTSFDSEKSSLKGFGRVGNEGVAVEKDSDDPYLDFRHSMLQMILENEIYSKDDLRELLNCFLQLNSKEHHGIIIRAFTEIWNGVFSVKSGFSAGFHLNHMSRDF from the coding sequence atgtccaCTTCCAAAAAAAACCTAACCTTAAACACTGTCTCCATAAATCTTGGTTGTGGAACATGTACAAGACCAAAACTTAGTCTAATTTTCAACCCAAAACCAAAACACAAAACTCTTCATCTTCATAAAAACTCTTCATCTTCCTCCACCCTTTGGAGAGAGAAAAACAGAGACATTATTGAAACTTCAACTAGCACATGTAACACTACACCAACAACAAACACCTCATTCGACTCCGAGAAATCGTCGTTGAAAGGATTTGGAAGAGTTGGAAATGAAGGTGTTGCTGTTGAGAAAGATTCTGATGATCCTTATCTTGATTTTAGACATTCAATGTTACAAATGATTTTGGAGAATGAGATATATTCTAAGGATGATCTTAGAGAGCTTTTGAACTGTTTTCTTCAGCTGAATTCGAAGGAACATCATGGGATTATTATCAGAGCTTTTACTGAGATCTGGAATGGTGTTTTTTCTGTTAAGTCtggtttttcagctgggtttcaTCTCAACCATATGTCACGTGACTTCTAG
- the LOC123903282 gene encoding putative HVA22-like protein g, which produces MLGDFINRCLILLLGYAYPGFECYKTVEKNRVDIEELRFWCKYWTIVALFTVLEKFLDIFISWLPMYGEAKLVFFVYMWYPKTRGTSFIYETVLRPYISKHENDIDRTIQEWKARGWDYVIFYWQYCAQFGHTAFLQALQQLASQSSKFSSKSTTSTTPKSEEPVQNGQEKSTVQSSFMKQNSSLSKSKKWEISPPSSPSTINRHRSETPKSRAARANVVDAETEYMDEVEDDGQDDVSVKERINRARARLRKLDSQNPRSPKTPILDSQNPGSPKTPIRNKQQ; this is translated from the exons ATGTTGGGAGATTTTATCAATCGTTGCCTCAT TCTTCTACTAGGGTATGCATACCCTGGATTTGAATGCTACAAAACAGTGGAGAAAAACCGTGTTGATATTGAGGAACTTCGTTTTTGGTGTAAATattg GACTATTGTGGCCCTCTTCACCGTATTGGAAAAGTTTTTGGATATATTTATTTCATG GTTGCCAATGTATGGAGAGGCGAAACTGGTGTTCTTTGTCTACATGTGGTATCCTAAAACTAGG GGAACCAGTTTCATTTATGAGACAGTTTTGAGGCCATATATATCAAAGCATGAAAATGACATTGataggacaatacaagagtggAAAGCTAGgggatgggattatgttatattttattggCAATATTGTGCACAATTTGGACATACTGCATTTCTCCAAGCTCTTCAGCAATTGGCTTCTCAATCTTCTAAATTTTCCTCCAAGTCCACTACTAGTACTACTCCG AAAAGTGAGGAGCCAGTTCAAAATGGTCAAGAAAAATCAACAGTGCAATCATCCTTTATGAAGCAAAATAGTTCACTAAGCAAAAGCAAGAAATGGGAAATAAGTCCACCATCATCACCAAGTACAATCAATCGTCACAGATCAGAGACACCAAAGTCGAGAGCAGCACGTGCTAACGTTGTTGATGCTGAAACCGAATATATGGACGAGGTAGAAGATGACGGTCAAGATGATGTGAGCGTAAAAGAAAGAATCAACCGAGCGCGCGCAAGACTTAGAAAGTTAGATTCACAAAACCCTCGATCCCCTAAGACCCCAATACTAGATTCACAAAACCCTGGATCCCCTAAAACCCCAATACGTAATAAACAACAGtaa